In Mytilus edulis chromosome 7, xbMytEdul2.2, whole genome shotgun sequence, a single genomic region encodes these proteins:
- the LOC139481395 gene encoding uncharacterized protein, with protein MAENMENRSLRLYNFLSDKLGTEDTVRTRRNYYITHNYLTKTKTHTPFFCGSRAEGLDMKGSDTDTVILLNDIHIVEEANNTIGSNTFVMKTCDTRPGFAQLELCSSYEYTDVWCKKIGHKFFLSSSKMKQKLLSLNENNEICTLNTLHGPCVSTANETHDCTAGVKCKSFIKQAQEWVGRKRCWPTEALKKIIIDSGVWFVPIGYKLSLNEDIEWRVAFGIAEKLLVYSFTHTQLLVYALLKIVLKDVIEQNLKLKELLCSYFLKTVVFWVSEEIAVTEWTPHNFEKPSLQTNLCLGKCWLIVSSCSNVVTTGLFSSVYSVRCVVTLVLVLPIRMSCAGVINYIINV; from the coding sequence ATGGCCGAAAATATGGAAAACCGCTCATTGCGATTATATAATTTCCTAAGTGACAAACTTGGAACCGAAGACACAGTGAGAACAAGACGAAATTATTATATAACACACAATTATTTgaccaaaacaaaaacacacacacCGTTTTTCTGTGGAAGTAGAGCAGAAGGTCTTGATATGAAGGGCAGTGATACGGACACAGTTATTTTACTTAATGATATACATATCGTAGAAGAGGCCAACAATACTATCggttctaatacatttgtcatgAAGACTTGTGATACCAGACCAGGTTTTGCACAGTTAGAGTTGTGCAGTAGCTACGAATATACAGACGTGTGGTGTAAGAAAATCGGACATAAATTCTTTCTCTCAAGTAGTAAAATGAAGCAGAAATTACTTTCTTTAAacgaaaataatgaaatatgtaCACTTAACACTCTACATGGACCATGTGTTTCCACAGCCAACGAAACACATGACTGTACTGCAGGTGTTAAGTGCAAATCATTCATTAAACAAGCACAGGAATGGGTAGGAAGAAAACGTTGTTGGCCAACGGAAGCATTAAAAAAGATAATTATTGATAGTGGGGTATGGTTTGTCCCAATCGGCTACAAGTTGTCGCTAAATGAAGATATAGAATGGCGAGTCGCGTTTGGTATCGCTGAAAAACTGCTTGTTTATTCTTTTACTCATACTCAGCTTTTGGTTTATGCTCTTTTGAAAATAGTTTTAAAAGACGTGATTGAACAAAATCTTAAACTAAAAGAACTTCTCTGTTCTTATTTTTTAAAGACAGTTGTGTTCTGGGTTTCAGAAGAAATTGCTGTTACAGAATGGACACCGCACAATTTTGAAAAGCCGTCCTTACAAACAAACTTATGCCTAGGCAAGTGTTGGTTAATTGTTTCGAGCTGCTCAAACGTAGTCACGACCGGTTTATTTTCAAGTGTTTATTCAGTACGTTGTGTCGTAACATTGGTACTCGTTTTACCTATCAGAATGTCATGTGCGGGGGTAATAAACTACATTATCAACGTTTAA